TGGCTTTAATCCTAGTTATGCTAAAACATCTTAtatattatgtttgtttttttaaactacactGCACATCAATAAGTTAacgtttaatttttttaaatctctcaATATACAGTAGGCAAATACTTTTATATAATAGTATCCTACAAATTGTGGAGGTAGTGGTGTTGTGCCAGTGTTTGTGTTGAGGGGGAATCACACAGGAGTCAGGACAcggtttaaataaataaagtctatttttaaaagtgtgtaCATGCATGACTGTGTACCTTTTATAAGAAATAGAATTCTCTTGAATCAAAAGTTGAACTCACCGGCAATAAAACACACAGTTAGCCAATTCAATACATTTTGCAGCTACGACTATTGGCGAGTTTAGACCcgttttaggggggctcaagcccccctaaatttcatctcagccaaaattataataataaaaaaataaaaaaaagggcttGGAACAGTTTTAATATCCTGTGTTGCTGTCGCTGATGCTATGcgcctgtaacccagtcaagaaAAGCGTTAACAAAAACGTAGTGTTGGCCAATCGGaggaggttgtgccagactcccgcctttggctgagtctgtgtcagagggagagcaggagtgtggttgtgaagtttaacgttggaagtccccagagaagaaggtggtaatttcatggcgcagattagaaTCCAAATTGAAAACgaaagcaactaaaattgctgaatgctAGAACActgtgtcaaattggtcgttaTAACTGTGACTTAAGTGTCAGGTTCAGTTCCATCATggtgttaatagtgtcaaaaaacgttagctgacgttgtttttcagtagctagctcagaggttatcggctaatgaaattactgatttagtatgggggggttaacacttttACACATTCTCAcagtcacattctcattaggggctgagcccccctaaaggtctgatcctagaatcgcccctggctACGACAAAGGCAGAGGAGACACACAGCCAGGATACTGTCAGAAATGCATTTTTGTCATGGACATATAAGACCCATACAAATGAGCTCAGCAAGAAGATTGAAGTATTCCCAAAGTTATCTAAAGTATTTACAATACATCACTTAATTTGAGTAATCTAATGAAATATTAGTATTCAGTCATCTGTAGTGGgctaaattttaaaaagtagccCTACCAACAGTGTTAGCTATGTAATTCATACCACTTCCGTACCGACAGTGACTAACCAAATGTCTTCTTATGCTCCATTTATTTTTCCTGTCGTACAATCTCATATACAGTAAACCTTGAGAAATTCAATTTCGCTGTTTTTTTCAGGCAAAATGGAAACTATGCAAGATGGGTGGGATCATAAACTGTCCTCATTGGTAGATGACTTCAGGAATTTTAATGGCTCTTAATTGCTCTAGAGTTCCTCCAAACCAGAACGTTCCCCCAGAGCAGATCGGTTACGAGCAACTGTACTACCGACAGGACAAAAAAGGTAGGTGCTTCTTATATTTTGTCATGGATATTTCTTTCAAAGCCAATATTAAaagtttgttttctgtttgtttagtttcagttttaaGGGGACACTGTAGAAATCctacaaaaaaatgcatttaactGCCCTCAAGCTTGACCAACACATGAGATGCAGACAGATTACAGTGAATGTTAATGGGGGTCAAATCGCTGTCTCCACCACTTCCCCTAACAGTGACCTGCACAATGTGCCACACGTTGACTCAAATGTATggtctttttttcaaatgacagATTGGGTACAATGGAAGTGAAAGTGTCGGTGGACGGTATCCCACGCGTTGTTTGTGGAGTTACAGAGAAAACAACGTGCCAAGAAGTAGTCATAGCGTTGGCTCAAGCCCTGGGTATGTACATATGTGGCTCTACATGGTAACAACATTTATGTTCCGACATGTTGACCAAGCTGACAACCACAGTGTCATCCTTCTCTTTAGGTCAACCTGGGCGCTACACGTTACAGGAGAAATTTAAAGACTTTGAGCGATGCATGGCCCCTAATGAATGCCTTCTGGAGACTCTTGAGAAGTATGGTGAGCAGGCCAGGGAGGTCCGACTCACACTGCTCCACAACGGACCCTCAGTCTGGGATGAAATGAGCAGGACAAAAGTTGGCAGATACCAGCCCTGCCCACCATTAAGAAGAAAAGATGCAGGCACCAGAATGCGGCGGGGCAGCAGTTCACTAAGTTTGCATCGTCAAAGCCTGCCACCGCTGTCCTGTTTAAGACAAGAGGCTGAGCAGCAAAAAGAGGACTTGAAAAGGCCTAAAAGAAAGTCTCTGACGCTCATGGAGGAGGCCTGGGAATGGCTGGAGAGTCTGGGTAAAGGCAAGGTATATAGTACTGCTTGTGATAAGGAAAGCAGCAAGAGGACAGATAAAAGGAATCGTACCTCTTTGGGGGTTTCTCTCACTGTTAACGAAGGTAACCCAGGTCAAAGCAGCAGAAGCAAAGTCAGAGGTCAGAAAAGTTTAAAGTCAGACTTGGACAATCAAACATCCTGCTGCATGGGAAGTCAGACCAGGAGTAAAGATGGCAAACACTTAGAGAAAACTCAAGTGGCAAAATCTGATGACCTGTCCAGTTTAAACTGCGCTACAACTGAAGATGAGAAAAACAGTCTAAGAGAAACCATGATATATCAACTCAGCTGTTTGCAGGATTTACAGGTCCAGATAGCGTGCATAGACAAACAGATTTTGGAGCTTGAGGAAAAAGAGAGGGCCAAAAAAGCTGAGCAGGAGGCTCAGCAGAGAATGGTTGAAGAGATGGAGCAAATCAAGTTTTGGGAGAATGAATTAAAGGCAGAGGAAGGTTACGAGAAAGATTTGCAATGCCAGTTCCTTGAAATGAGGGAAAATGCTGTGGGGTGCAAGACTAAACTGGAGGAGTACAAGCGCAAAATGCAGGGGCTCGATTTCTTTGCCACTCAAAACGTTGTTAAAGAGGATTCAGAGAGGCTTTCAAAAGGTGCAAACTCTGCCACAGAGATTTCAGCTGTTTCAACTAAGGACCTAAATCAGCAACAATCTGATTCAGATGGGGATGTAAACATTAACAGGAAGTTCCTGCCCAGAGAGGACTTGAACCCTCCTCATGCTCTAAATCCTCCCACCCAGATAAAGGAGCGACGGCCCACAGGGCCCACCGAGCTGAGGGAGTGGTGGGCACGCTGGGCTCAAGCCCAAATCCCTCAATCGCAGACTAAAAAGAAGGTGATCCACCGCTCTGAGCTCACTATACACCTGGGCAGTACCAAGATTTAGAATAATGAACAGAGGTCACACATTTTAAGTCAATAAATATTAGGAATGCTTCATTGCACACAAGTTGTggtaatttattttcttaaaatgcAAGATGCTGATCCTCCTGGTTTAACTTGTATTGAGCATTTGTATCAAAGACTTATTGTTCCGTATTAGAAGGGCGCCACAGTGATCCTCAGCAAGGGAACAAGGGTAGGGGGTAGAAATCAGATGTCCTTCAACACGAAGtgcttcaataaaaaaaaaaatgtaagccttattttgtgtacagcacattttaacccttgttttgaCTTCAGGTCACATTGACCAGTTTtcaattttagttttatatcagaaaatatgggatgtagaaataagtgctgaaaatgtgtagaagaaaaattgaACAacttaaaacgttggaaaaagcagaCGCGTCAAAacgtgtttttttcaaggtagacaggaagacaacacaagggttaaatcaaGACAATGAAATTAGATTCACAgaactttacattttaaattacatctGCAGGTAGGATCCCTTGCATTCTGGTAAATTATAGAATATATTGTACATGCTACAAGCTTACTGAAAGCGACGGAAATCAAAAAGGACAGTATTCCTGCCTTTGCTTCAAGACAGCTTTCAGTTGAGCATTTTGGAGATTCTGCACTTCAGAAAGATGAACCTTTTTATACTGAACTATACGGAATTGTGACGCTGAAACAATGAGCCGTCGGAGGACAAGCAAAGAACTGTTCTCTAGAACTGCATTAGTACATACAACTGCACACCTCAAGAGAGCTGGTGCAAGTATTCATGTTAGAGTGTTTGGACTGGACTGAAAGCTTAATTTCTAAAGTTTCTTACTGGGGAgcactcactttttttttttttttccccccccactGGCTAATCTCTgcaactgtctttttttttttaatgaggtCATTTCTTGCCCATAAGTGAATACTGGAGCGAAACATTGGTCAACATAATAAAACAGTTTTCGCAGCTACTTtgttcatacattttttttatttatttttttaatatattcacTCAAATCAAGCAGCCTTCCTCTGAAATAATTCAATTACAAAACAGCTCATGATTTTCATAAaactttatttcatttgtttcattCAAGACCATTAACAAAAGTACATGAGAACCTCTGTCCGTGGTTCAACTGAAACCCGGTGATCTCCAAAGTTGAAATTAATTTAGACTGTAACTTAATGTGCAGAGGCACAACAGCTCACCCACCATGTCTCCAGCGCACAATAACTGGTAGCCTGATTTCATAATGCTTTTTTCAACTGAATTTCTAATACTCTTCTCCTTCTTTAAGTTaaatttgttttgttatatCTGAAGTTTCAATGAACCTTCACTAAGCAAAAAAAGcacacattacatacagtatatttcaaCCCACAGGTTTGGGATGCATATCAGTATTATTTCTACTAGAAAAGAAAGCCACCCTAAGATTGTTCTGAATGTTTTGGTGGTTTGGCTGGGAACAGAGGATGCAtctaatttttttcattttgcttGTAGTTTTTAGGCACCTTATTCTTACTTTATTCAATATTAGCAGATTGAGTTTCAatggaaaaaagcaaaaatatgtgcaagaaaaaaaaaaaaaaaaaaaaaaaaagtagtataaAAGAACTGTAGATATAAGATGCCACAAGGAACTCTGcacctggggaaaaaaaattgcTTTAGTGGAGCATGTGAATACCAAAAAGGTATCTAAAGGCTCCAGATTGGTAAAAGTAAATCCCATTAGATCAACTACCTTGACATTAACATACATcaatcacacactctctctctctcacacacacactcacacaaaacaaaacaccatGCTTTCACTTCAACTCTTCAATAAAGCGTTTTAAAAACTGCTCAAAAAACCGAGCAGAGAAGAATCCTCAGTTTAAGCCCGCACATGAAAAATATGATCCTCCTTATGGAGGGAAGTTTGCTTTGCTTTATGCATCTTTTAGGAAAGCATACAGTAGTGGAAACTTGTCAGTGACACCATTTTAAGTTTCCATGGGTAAAGGAGCAAAAataagagaaggaaaaaaaaaaaaggggagcaGATGCTCAAAAGACATGCCAACAGTCACACTCATTCACCCAGGCAAACTACTGGACAGATTACAGGTGCAGAATTCCAAACAAAGCAGATTCAAAAAAGGACATAGACAGCCACACAGTCATCACTCTGATTTAGAGGGACAAGACCCTCAGAAACAAATACCTCAGTTACACACTATAAATCACTTCTAGGATACGTGACacacacgcgtgcacacacaaacactcactcaAAGACCCCATGTACACTGCAGTGTGGAACTCTGTATCAAGCACATCATACATGGGAGGCAGGGAACTGTGGAATGAGAAAAGTTCCCTCGCAGGCATCGATGGGGATAAAGATTACACATGCCgattactgtatgtgtgagtaTGTCTTATGTATGAGTTTGTGTGTACAAGCATGTGTCAAATCAAATTCCCTTAGCCCCTGTTGCCCCTTGGGACAGCATCCCACCAACACCAACAGGGTGGGCTCTGTATTGCTCAGTCAATGACACCAGGCTGGCGAGTCTTGCGCTCCACATTAAAGCCCTGTATAGAAGAGGACAGATTGAATTAATGTGGTCGCTAACGAATGCAGAAGTATTCACTTGATTTTTTTCCTAGGTACTTAATTCTGCATATAACAGAATATAATCAACAACTTTGTATCAACAATgtttaatacaaaaataagttaaacTGGTATTTGAAGATATGATTTCAATAGAATTGCATATCGGGTCAAAGACTAGCAGCTACATTCATAGTACAGACAAAATGTGGCAAGAGCACAGGCTGGTTTGTACCTTTGAATTGTCAGGACCACGGGGCTGTCTTACAATCACCAGGCGAGGAGCACTGGAGTCGTCAAGAGTGATGCTCTTTAATCGGTTTACCAGACGATCTGGACGCGGAGTGGCCACCTGTTTAGGCCCCTCACTGTAATGTTTGGTACATAATGAGCATTCAAGATCAACATTAagagcaatttttttttatttatttttttttttatcttatatCACTTGAAAAGTTTAAGTATATAGCCAACAAGTCTAGCAAACATTGAAATTATAGTTAATttaaccaaaatgtaaaagcagGTTATGAATTACCTGACTCTGCGTACGTTGCAGGCACTACATTTTCCTGTGCGTTGATTGAGGACAACCGAGAACTCCACCTCATCCCCGGTCTGGAGCTCTAGGCCATCTTGCACTTCTTTTACATGGAAGAACAGCTTCTTGCTCTCACCCACTTCATATGTGATAAAGCCAAACTGGGAGGAACAAAACAACATGACTTCAGGATTCCAAATAGGAAGCAATTCATTCCAGCATAACCTATTCTGCAGTAATGGTAACTTTAACACTGAGGTTTCGGATACATGTGGTGCAATGAGCAATAATGAAactgagaaataaaaaataaataaaaataaaagtatatcaCTACCTGGTCTTTGACACACTCCACCATGGCTCTACGCTGAGGGACCACATTACAGGCCATCTTCTGACCAGTTTGGGCTACTGTGCAAACCTGGAACTTAACAAGTTCTCCTTTCTGCAGACAATCGGCCTTGTTTGACATACCCATGATTCCAAAGGGATAATTCTGACCTTTAGTTGCACCTGAAACAATCCAGAAGGGAGAAGGGGTGAAATCATCATAATCTGCTTTAAATGTTGGGTCTACAAGTCCCATTAAAACACCAACCTTCCTCTGTGACTTCAATAAGCCCTTGGTATTCAGTCTGGGAAGGGTCCACACTGCGTAAGGGACGGATAACTTTCCCCATCATCGCCGTCGCACCAACATCCTCACTAATGCCATTCACTAAAATTGGAGAACAATGGATTTCACACACCTTTTATTTGTAGAACTCCCCCCTACATTGCCATATTaacaaatatgaaataaaaactgtaaatattaaaaaaataaatggaattAAACCCCTCATACCTGCAGCCACTTTGGTAACCTTTTCAGCACTGACTTTGTTTCCTTTTCCCTTAGAGAGAGTGTACTCCACTGTGTCGCCCAGCTCCAAGTTCTCCAGGTCTCCACACATTTCACTGAGGAAGAATGGATATACACTGAGACAAGGACAGATCTTTGAAAGCCATTAACAAGTAAATGGACTCATCCAAAAAGGGCATCCAAGACTTAAACCTCTACCTATAGTGAAAGAAAATCTCCTGGTCATGATTTGCTGTCTCAATGAAGCCAAAGTTGTCCTTCAGTGTGGCAACAAATCCAAGCAGTCTCTTGGCATTGGAGGCATTACGGTTGAGGACCCTAATGGATACGGCGCTCTGCTGGCCAGTTCGCTTCACTTCGTTGATGGAGAACTCCACCTAGAGGACAAACATTaataagtcacacacacaggaaggagaccaaacacacagccacacaagtTGGGTAATATTAGCAGCACTTGTCAGTTATCGGAGCAGACCTCATGTTGCCCACCTCTTCAGCAGTGTCTGAAATGGTTGAGTGCATTACTTTAATGTGCAAATCCTTtctatgagtttttttttttttttttttactctaataTTGTCTTCATTTAAtctaataaataaatcactgaGTGCAGTGTCCCTCAGTAGATACCTTGTCTCCGACCTGTGGGTATCCTCCCCCCTCTAGGTCCTTGTTATGGTATGGCACGGTGAGCTTCACTCCGCAGTCTTCATAGGCAATCACTCCTTCCTCAGCTTCCTACAGAGAGGGCAACAAATCACATCTTTTCAATAATGAGCATTACCAATGCTGGATCCAGCTGGCCCCAGCCATGGGCAATTCTCACCAACGCTACACCCGTTTCTCAAAGCTGGTGTAAGCTGATTTTCAGAGTATGTTGTGTATTAGAAAATAGTGTGCAGACAACCCACACAAGGCAACACTGTGCGCAATGCATTATTCTGTAGCAGCCTAGTTGGTTAGCATTAGCCTAGTCTACTGCGACAGCTCTGGAGTTACAGCCTACTATAACAAgggctgcaaaaaaaacaacaacaacaacatcagtaTAACAGTTTCATTGGGAACACTTCTGCAATAGTCGCATACATTATTCTCCATTCAGTTATTCACAGTATTTGactaaaccaatcacagcatgtaATTTACTGGCATTATCATGTTAGCCATTTAATCCCAACAAAAGCATGAGACTACAAATTAAGTTTGCCAGGCTGCTTGATCACAGAAAATGAGCAGGCTATTTTATGCTTCTTAATCTGTTTTCTTGCAGCAACTTCAAATTACCATAATCATTTTGAgtgtaaaaaatattaatttcaagTTCCAAAAAAACGGACCAGAGTATTTGAGAACTTCATTAAATGAAGGTGGTGCTTCTAATCATTTAGGAATGaccaaaataaatgatttattattatttttttattattactaaaAGACACTTAAGCCTGTTCCCTAAGGCCGTACTAGAAATTGGGACTACCTTTTAAAtcattaattgtgcagccctacaacTCACTGAATCAGTGATACAAAGTTTGAGTACATGATTCTAAGGGGTTAATTGGTGATCAAATACCATGCGGTCAACTAAAGAGGTGAAGGAGGCAACCAGTGGGCCAGAAGCCTGCAAAGACTAACCTTTTCTACAACTTTAGCCTTGAACAAAATAAGAGAAAGGCACCTATTAGACAAGGCCCGTCAACATCACACTTTATTATATTGTATTCTTACACTGCATTATTTGTGAGCTTTTAGACTGTTCATATAAAAAAGGTTTAGGAATCATATTTTAGACTAAATGTTAGTGAAAAGCATAGACTATTGGTTTAAGtctgtatatacacacagaagTATCTTTAGCATTTATTTGAGAGACTATTCATGTGGCTTCATGCAGATCGTCTCAGTCCTACCTTGTCTTTTTTCTAACCAACAAGGAGCATGAACAGGAGGACGTCATTGGACGAGAAAGCAAAGAGGAAAATTAGAACTAAAAACAGAACTTGGGAAGAGGGTAGATGTGATGTAGGTTGGGATGGACTATGGAGGCCATTTTTGTAGGCAAAAGGTGCATTTTCATGTACAAGATTTGTCATAACTGTGCACTACGGTACCTTTTCCTTGTTCTTGGTGGGACTTGCATTCTTGGTGGTGGTTGCCACAACTTCCTTTTCCACCACACCCATAAAGCGTTGCTCAGACTGGGTATGGAAGGACACTGTGCCCTTTGGCAGCTTCTTGATGCGCACTGCATGGTTCCTCTGAGCTGATAGCATATCCTGGCAACAACAGGACATTTAATTTAGCTTGTTatttataaataattaaaatgtgccCGATTAAATAGTAAGACAGAATACATACTTTTGTGAAAAGCTTATAAACAGGACCTACAGGCACAACAGTGAACTCCACTTCATCTGAGATGTGCAGTTGGCTTTCCTCCAGGACTTCACTGAAGTGAAAGAACATCCTGGCATCCCGATCCACACACTTAATGAAGCCAAAGCCATCGCGTATAGCCGCAATCACCCCCTACAAAAAGATTGGGTTACACAAAGTTACCTTCTGAGAATAGGTATTCACTTCAATTAAAATTAATGTGGACGCCCCTTCCATGAAGTCATCTCTTTCATCTCTACAATGCATCATTACAAAATATGATGGACCGCTTCAGGAAAATCACATCGATTTATTCTTTTGTAATTCCCACCATTTCACGGGTCTCCTTGGTGAAGTCGAAGGTGTCTGGGAGGATGTCGATGTTGGTAGCCCTCTCCAGCTTGTCTCTGCGGTCGGTGGAGATGTTGAACTGTATGTGGTCTCCCTCCAAAAGGGTCACCTTGGACTTTGTGTCTTTCTCGCCAAATGGCAGTTCCTTGTCAGCGAAACCAATCCGGGAACTGATGCGGCCTGGTAGAGGGTCGTTCTGTGAAAGCATTACGGAAAGATTTGTGAATATTGTACGTTATATGCTTGCCTTTATTGCCAGACTTGTAATCCACTTGCCTGGTTTTTGGTGGGAACCTTGGGAATGACCTTAACAACAGTGCCTTCGAACTGCTCGATGCTGATATCCTCAAAGATGACTGTTCCTTGGGGGAGCAGCCTTACGTCTGTGGCTACTTCTTTACCCTATGGCCACAAGaacataaaatgaaaacaatgacacacacgcacacacttaaAGAGTTAGGTGTCAAAGTCAGTCAAAATCTATCCAAAGTTGAAAAACTTAACACCTACATTCCGGTCTTTGATGGTGAACTCAACATCATCTCCAGCCTGCAGAGCCTCCAGATCACCCTTGAACTCGCTGTAGTGAAAGAAGATCTCCTTCACCACATCTGCCCTCTCAATGAATCCAAAGGCCTCCTGAAAGACACACATGGTTCAACATGACCGGCACATCAACCTACCATTCAAAATGGGAGCTCCTGCCTCAAGAGCTCAGTGGGTTTCTTCATGgggcaaaaaaagagaaatacagtaaattaaagatttggcaaatgttaaggccaaaattacttacatTCGAAGATTAAAATTTGACATGTATTTTAGTCAATATATAATTCTTCTGTATGGTGGAAATCGTGGTATGGAagcaggaataaaaaaaaatccccatttAGATACGATGATGGGCTACCCAACATCTGGTCTGGATCAAcgaaagtacatttccaggataattgcctgacatccaGTGCGGTCAGCtttgtgtgttgccgttctcaaaatcccttcgggAAACAACTTCGAGCTGGCATGCTACGTGctaaaaatggcaagtttttaagaaaatttggattgtgcaataagacaggcctgcttggttctatCGGAGAATgaatgtaaagatttacaaagaatgtgtctacagcatttactatctaacagACGTTTTGGGGGCAGTGGGAGAAGTACacagatacactggtaagagcaaattcagtttaaccatgtatcaagccaatttaaatagctcacgttactgtattgtgtgaacagttacttcatttaatattttattgtggcattttgcggggtgcaaatgttcaccaaaacaagttcttccCAAGACTaatttgcagagccaccgtcgccgCGTCTGGAGATTAGCGCCTCCCAAAACGGTTgggattagtttaaagaaatgcattcTTATCCTAGAATGTATGTATGGTGTAGTAAGACCTTACTCAACAGTGCTGtggaggtctggcaatgctagACTACCCAACATCCTATCTAAAGCAGATCTGTTTGGTAAATCCTGAAACGGTTGGCCCCTCCCTTCATGGTTATGTCTCGCTGGCTGATGACCAGCGCCTCACTGCCGCAATGCTCTGCACACCGCCCATGGTAGGCTTCTAAGGGTGATTGGTGCTCATATTGAGGTTACCCTCCGATAGCCGGCATCCCGGTCGGGATGGTTGACGATTCCACTGATGAGCACCTCTCCTGCAGAAGTCAGGTCACCCCGGTGATTGTGAGCAAACGCGTGCTCTGTATGCAATGTTAATGTCTGTATTCAATGTTAGCGCTCCCTTACCCGTTATGCTACCAGTTTCCTCCACCCTCTCTCCCTTTGTGATCCCTTAATCAGCGGTACGAGCTCTGAATGAGCAGAGATCTCCCACAGAAGCCCGAGCCAGCTAGTGCCCCGTGCAGAGTGGCAGCGATTAGCACTATTGCCAACCGTCTCCTGTACGTAGAATGCTGTGATTGACCAATCAAAATAGAGTATTCACCAAAGCTGTGTTATGACTAATGATATTCATGGCACTTACCTTTGTAGCACACACCACACCCTGGCACCTCATTTGCTTTTTCTTCACAAGTTGAATATTACGAGCACTGACTGCACCAGTACTGAAATACAGAAAAGGTTAAATATAAAACAGAGTGCAAGCTGGGAACTATTAAGACAATACTGACATGGTCGTGTTAAGACTTACTGCTTGTTGGTTTCCATATAAAAGCTGACTTTGTCGCCTGTGTCCAGGTGGATATTCCCCTCCACATCATCAGGAGTGTAGGTAAGGTAAAACACTTCCTGTGGAAAGTCAACAGTGTTtaacttttttggacacacattAATCCCAAAACAAATTCACATTCAAGAAACATTTTTTCCCCTGATGtcgattttattttattttattttttattttttttaaatggcaagATGCTGGCCATATGCCCAGATAATTCACCAGTATtcttgttgctgctgtttgCGTTCAGAAAATGCACTACAGGAATGCAATGCAGTTTTT
This genomic interval from Perca fluviatilis chromosome 5, GENO_Pfluv_1.0, whole genome shotgun sequence contains the following:
- the csde1 gene encoding cold shock domain-containing protein E1 isoform X2, translating into MGSPWKGFVEFTLPASPPTAFVSADLSSTSPVGLSLSPYGRSHIKVHSPVSEMERGSSEPPVARNTGSAPSTSTGPMPIPRSSSVSCHPHPGSKKHKRTPLYQRSMSFDPGMLHNNGHTAYANGTGPGIRETGVVEKLLTSYGFIQCSERQARLFFHCSQYNGNLQELKIGDDVEFEVSSDRRTGKPIAVKLLKIKPEVLPEERISGQVGPDLHAYPFTVLHGYIHPVVSAIPVHLDGKSAPGQVPTGSVCYERNGEVFYLTYTPDDVEGNIHLDTGDKVSFYMETNKHTGAVSARNIQLVKKKQMRCQGVVCATKEAFGFIERADVVKEIFFHYSEFKGDLEALQAGDDVEFTIKDRNGKEVATDVRLLPQGTVIFEDISIEQFEGTVVKVIPKVPTKNQNDPLPGRISSRIGFADKELPFGEKDTKSKVTLLEGDHIQFNISTDRRDKLERATNIDILPDTFDFTKETREMGVIAAIRDGFGFIKCVDRDARMFFHFSEVLEESQLHISDEVEFTVVPVGPVYKLFTKDMLSAQRNHAVRIKKLPKGTVSFHTQSEQRFMGVVEKEVVATTTKNASPTKNKEKKKDKEAEEGVIAYEDCGVKLTVPYHNKDLEGGGYPQVGDKVEFSINEVKRTGQQSAVSIRVLNRNASNAKRLLGFVATLKDNFGFIETANHDQEIFFHYSEMCGDLENLELGDTVEYTLSKGKGNKVSAEKVTKVAAVNGISEDVGATAMMGKVIRPLRSVDPSQTEYQGLIEVTEEGATKGQNYPFGIMGMSNKADCLQKGELVKFQVCTVAQTGQKMACNVVPQRRAMVECVKDQFGFITYEVGESKKLFFHVKEVQDGLELQTGDEVEFSVVLNQRTGKCSACNVRRVSEGPKQVATPRPDRLVNRLKSITLDDSSAPRLVIVRQPRGPDNSKGFNVERKTRQPGVID
- the csde1 gene encoding cold shock domain-containing protein E1 isoform X4, with protein sequence MGSPWKGFVEFTLPASPPTAFVSADLSSTSPVGLSLSPYGRSHIKVHSPVSEMERGSSEPPVARNTGSAPSTSTGPMPIPRSSSVSCHPHPGSKKHKRTPLYQRSMSFDPGMLHNNGHTAYANGTGPGIRETGVVEKLLTSYGFIQCSERQARLFFHCSQYNGNLQELKIGDDVEFEVSSDRRTGKPIAVKLLKIKPEVLPEERISGQVGPDLHAYPFTVLHGYIHPVVSAIPVHLDGKSAPGQVPTGSVCYERNGEVFYLTYTPDDVEGNIHLDTGDKVSFYMETNKHTGAVSARNIQLVKKKQMRCQGVVCATKEAFGFIERADVVKEIFFHYSEFKGDLEALQAGDDVEFTIKDRNGKEVATDVRLLPQGTVIFEDISIEQFEGTVVKVIPKVPTKNQNDPLPGRISSRIGFADKELPFGEKDTKSKVTLLEGDHIQFNISTDRRDKLERATNIDILPDTFDFTKETREMGVIAAIRDGFGFIKCVDRDARMFFHFSEVLEESQLHISDEVEFTVVPDMLSAQRNHAVRIKKLPKGTVSFHTQSEQRFMGVVEKEVVATTTKNASPTKNKEKKKDKAKVVEKEAEEGVIAYEDCGVKLTVPYHNKDLEGGGYPQVGDKVEFSINEVKRTGQQSAVSIRVLNRNASNAKRLLGFVATLKDNFGFIETANHDQEIFFHYSEMCGDLENLELGDTVEYTLSKGKGNKVSAEKVTKVAAVNGISEDVGATAMMGKVIRPLRSVDPSQTEYQGLIEVTEEGATKGQNYPFGIMGMSNKADCLQKGELVKFQVCTVAQTGQKMACNVVPQRRAMVECVKDQFGFITYEVGESKKLFFHVKEVQDGLELQTGDEVEFSVVLNQRTGKCSACNVRRVSEGPKQVATPRPDRLVNRLKSITLDDSSAPRLVIVRQPRGPDNSKGFNVERKTRQPGVID
- the csde1 gene encoding cold shock domain-containing protein E1 isoform X8 gives rise to the protein MERGSSEPPVARNTGSAPSTSTGPMPIPRSSSVSCHPHPGSKKHKRTPLYQRSMSFDPGMLHNNGHTAYANGTGPGIRETGVVEKLLTSYGFIQCSERQARLFFHCSQYNGNLQELKIGDDVEFEVSSDRRTGKPIAVKLLKIKPEVLPEERISGQVGPDLHAYPFTVLHGYIHPVVSAIPVHLDGKSAPGQVPTGSVCYERNGEVFYLTYTPDDVEGNIHLDTGDKVSFYMETNKHTGAVSARNIQLVKKKQMRCQGVVCATKEAFGFIERADVVKEIFFHYSEFKGDLEALQAGDDVEFTIKDRNGKEVATDVRLLPQGTVIFEDISIEQFEGTVVKVIPKVPTKNQNDPLPGRISSRIGFADKELPFGEKDTKSKVTLLEGDHIQFNISTDRRDKLERATNIDILPDTFDFTKETREMGVIAAIRDGFGFIKCVDRDARMFFHFSEVLEESQLHISDEVEFTVVPVGPVYKLFTKDMLSAQRNHAVRIKKLPKGTVSFHTQSEQRFMGVVEKEVVATTTKNASPTKNKEKKKDKAKVVEKEAEEGVIAYEDCGVKLTVPYHNKDLEGGGYPQVGDKVEFSINEVKRTGQQSAVSIRVLNRNASNAKRLLGFVATLKDNFGFIETANHDQEIFFHYSEMCGDLENLELGDTVEYTLSKGKGNKVSAEKVTKVAAVNGISEDVGATAMMGKVIRPLRSVDPSQTEYQGLIEVTEEGATKGQNYPFGIMGMSNKADCLQKGELVKFQVCTVAQTGQKMACNVVPQRRAMVECVKDQFGFITYEVGESKKLFFHVKEVQDGLELQTGDEVEFSVVLNQRTGKCSACNVRRVSEGPKQVATPRPDRLVNRLKSITLDDSSAPRLVIVRQPRGPDNSKGFNVERKTRQPGVID